One part of the Thermococcus litoralis DSM 5473 genome encodes these proteins:
- a CDS encoding LSm family protein — MTEEKPLLLDKTLETWKGKRVALAVSGDHSFTGVLKDFDEEVIVLENVADVVGNRGKALVVKIDDINWIMLLE; from the coding sequence ATGACCGAAGAAAAACCACTTTTGCTGGACAAAACCCTCGAAACGTGGAAAGGTAAACGCGTAGCCTTAGCAGTCAGCGGAGATCATTCTTTTACTGGAGTGCTAAAAGATTTTGATGAGGAGGTAATAGTCTTAGAGAACGTTGCCGATGTGGTGGGCAACCGGGGAAAAGCCTTGGTGGTAAAGATAGATGACATAAACTGGATAATGCTCTTAGAGTGA
- a CDS encoding 2,3-bisphosphoglycerate-dependent phosphoglycerate mutase encodes MSKLILIRHGESLWNKLNLFTGWVDVPLSERGIEEALKAGELLKEWKIDVVFTSELVRAIQTAMLVMSKNTSGVPKIEHENGKMKDWGIVYGEHGKNYVPVYKSWHLNERYYGKLQGFNKDEAKKIYGEEQVLLWRRSYDIAPPGGESLKDTAERTIPYFKEKIIPELEKGKNVLVSAHGNSLRSIVMHIEKLTKEQVLKLNIPTGVPLIYEYSEGKLERVGYLYEWGYDKSLHIE; translated from the coding sequence ATGAGCAAACTTATACTAATAAGACATGGTGAAAGTCTGTGGAATAAGCTAAACCTTTTTACAGGCTGGGTTGATGTGCCTTTGAGCGAAAGGGGAATTGAGGAAGCTTTAAAGGCTGGGGAACTTCTAAAAGAGTGGAAGATAGATGTGGTATTTACCTCAGAACTTGTCAGAGCAATTCAGACTGCAATGCTCGTTATGAGCAAAAACACCTCCGGCGTTCCAAAGATAGAGCATGAAAACGGAAAAATGAAAGACTGGGGTATAGTATATGGAGAACACGGGAAAAATTACGTCCCCGTTTATAAGTCGTGGCACCTCAATGAGCGCTATTACGGCAAACTGCAGGGTTTTAACAAGGATGAGGCAAAGAAAATCTACGGAGAAGAGCAGGTTTTGTTGTGGAGGAGAAGCTACGACATAGCCCCACCTGGAGGGGAGAGTCTTAAGGACACTGCCGAGAGGACAATTCCTTATTTTAAAGAAAAGATAATCCCGGAGCTTGAAAAGGGAAAAAACGTACTTGTCTCTGCCCATGGAAACAGCTTACGCTCAATAGTCATGCACATAGAAAAGCTAACTAAAGAGCAGGTTTTGAAGCTTAACATCCCTACCGGAGTGCCGCTTATTTATGAGTACTCTGAAGGAAAACTTGAAAGGGTAGGCTATCTCTATGAGTGGGGCTATGATAAGAGCCTTCACATAGAATAA
- a CDS encoding PspC domain-containing protein, translated as MERRLYRSRKNRMLFGVCGGLGEYFNVDPTLVRILFIILLLGSVGTAILLYLLLAIVIPEEPENGGELSGKEAQEE; from the coding sequence ATGGAAAGGAGGCTCTACAGAAGTAGAAAGAACAGAATGCTCTTCGGAGTTTGTGGGGGATTGGGGGAATACTTTAACGTAGACCCTACCCTTGTCAGGATACTCTTTATAATCCTGCTCCTGGGAAGTGTGGGAACTGCAATATTGCTATACCTTCTTTTAGCTATTGTAATACCTGAAGAACCTGAAAATGGAGGTGAGTTAAGTGGAAAAGAGGCTCAAGAGGAGTAA
- a CDS encoding pyridoxal phosphate-dependent aminotransferase, with product MALSDRLEMVNPSEIRKLFDLAQGIEGIISLGIGEPDFDTPEHIKEYAKEALDKGLTHYSPNIGILELREAVAEKFKKHNGIDADPKTQIMITVGTNQQILMGLATFLKDNEEVLIPSPMFVSYAPAVILAGGKPVEVPTYEENEFRLSVDELEKYVTPKTRALIINTPNNPTGAVLTKKDLEEIADFAVEHDLMILSDEVYEYFVYDGVKNYSIASLDGMFERTITMNGFSKTFAMTGWRLGFLAAPEWVVEKMVRFQMYNATCPVTFIQYAAAKALRDERSWQAVEEMRREYERRRNLVWKRLNEMGLPTVKPKGAFYIFPRIKDTGLSSKEFSELMIKEAKVVVVPGSAFGQAGEGYVRISYATAYEKLEEAMDRMEKVLKEKKLV from the coding sequence ATGGCGCTGAGCGATAGGCTTGAGATGGTGAACCCTTCTGAAATAAGAAAGCTTTTTGATCTTGCCCAAGGCATTGAGGGAATAATTTCACTTGGAATTGGAGAGCCAGACTTTGACACGCCAGAACACATAAAGGAATACGCAAAGGAAGCCCTTGATAAAGGACTAACGCACTATAGCCCAAATATAGGGATTTTGGAGCTTAGAGAGGCAGTTGCAGAGAAGTTCAAAAAGCATAATGGAATTGACGCAGATCCAAAAACCCAAATAATGATAACAGTTGGCACTAACCAGCAGATTCTAATGGGACTTGCAACCTTCTTGAAAGACAACGAGGAAGTTCTCATTCCCTCCCCAATGTTCGTTAGCTACGCCCCTGCAGTTATTCTAGCGGGAGGAAAGCCCGTTGAGGTTCCCACTTATGAGGAAAACGAGTTCCGCCTAAGTGTCGATGAGCTCGAAAAATACGTGACCCCAAAAACAAGGGCTTTAATAATAAACACTCCAAACAATCCCACGGGAGCAGTATTAACGAAGAAAGACCTCGAAGAGATAGCGGACTTTGCAGTTGAGCACGATCTAATGATCTTAAGCGATGAAGTTTATGAGTATTTTGTCTACGATGGGGTCAAAAACTACAGCATTGCTTCTCTGGACGGCATGTTTGAGAGGACAATAACCATGAACGGGTTCTCAAAGACCTTCGCAATGACCGGATGGCGCTTGGGCTTTTTAGCTGCCCCAGAATGGGTTGTGGAAAAAATGGTTCGCTTCCAAATGTACAATGCAACTTGCCCCGTAACCTTTATCCAGTATGCGGCTGCAAAAGCCCTAAGGGACGAAAGAAGCTGGCAAGCGGTAGAGGAGATGCGCAGAGAATATGAGAGGAGAAGAAACCTTGTTTGGAAGAGGCTGAACGAGATGGGTCTGCCAACGGTTAAGCCAAAGGGAGCCTTTTACATCTTCCCAAGGATTAAAGATACCGGTTTGAGCAGCAAGGAGTTCAGTGAGCTGATGATAAAAGAAGCAAAAGTGGTTGTAGTTCCTGGAAGCGCATTTGGGCAGGCCGGAGAAGGCTATGTGAGGATAAGCTACGCCACAGCGTACGAAAAACTTGAGGAAGCAATGGACAGAATGGAAAAAGTGCTGAAGGAAAAGAAGCTTGTTTAA
- a CDS encoding PspC domain-containing protein, whose amino-acid sequence MEKRLKRSKKNKIFLGVLGGIAEYIDVDPTIVRVLFILLCLVEPVFILAYFLMAIVMPEEEEEAVTAEKIPEKIEKLAEEAGEKVEELTKKAPKVEKKDDTKLFGIALVLLGAVLLLKVFIPFPIFGLREIVALLILLLGLYLIARG is encoded by the coding sequence GTGGAAAAGAGGCTCAAGAGGAGTAAAAAGAATAAAATATTTTTGGGAGTTCTTGGAGGAATAGCCGAATATATCGACGTTGATCCAACTATAGTGAGGGTACTCTTCATCCTTCTCTGCCTCGTTGAGCCAGTTTTCATCCTGGCGTATTTCCTAATGGCTATAGTTATGCCCGAAGAAGAGGAAGAAGCAGTAACTGCAGAAAAAATTCCAGAAAAGATCGAAAAGCTAGCTGAAGAGGCTGGAGAAAAAGTTGAAGAACTGACCAAAAAAGCTCCAAAAGTAGAGAAAAAAGACGACACAAAGCTTTTTGGAATCGCTCTTGTCCTTTTAGGGGCAGTGCTCCTCTTAAAGGTTTTCATACCGTTTCCAATCTTCGGACTGAGAGAGATAGTTGCATTGCTTATCCTCTTACTCGGTCTATACCTGATAGCGAGGGGATGA
- a CDS encoding M67 family metallopeptidase — protein sequence MRSLFIKRAHLKEILTKARESKVEICGFLIGTMKGEDAFVDYVVFAENRLNSPVGFEIDPLETLKVLEKAEEEGKEVIGIFHSHLNCPPYPSPRDLKGMDLWRNIWLIVNNTGEYRAFVLENGQIKEINVEVI from the coding sequence ATGAGGAGTCTTTTTATAAAACGTGCACATTTGAAGGAAATTCTAACCAAGGCCAGAGAGAGCAAAGTTGAAATATGCGGATTTTTGATAGGGACGATGAAAGGGGAAGATGCCTTTGTGGACTATGTGGTCTTTGCAGAGAATCGGTTAAATTCTCCAGTAGGCTTTGAAATAGACCCTTTGGAAACGCTCAAAGTTCTTGAAAAAGCTGAAGAGGAAGGAAAGGAAGTCATTGGGATATTTCACTCCCACCTTAACTGTCCCCCATATCCCTCTCCTAGGGATTTGAAAGGCATGGACTTGTGGAGAAACATATGGTTGATAGTAAATAACACTGGAGAATATAGGGCATTTGTTCTCGAAAACGGCCAGATAAAAGAAATTAATGTTGAAGTAATTTAG
- the mobB gene encoding molybdopterin-guanine dinucleotide biosynthesis protein B — MRAVAFVGFKKSGKTTTVERVARELKKRGYKVGIAKSMHTNFDRKDSDTWKLKRVTDYVIVRAQDTDALLFEAKDLNALLSAIPEVDFLLLEGFKDAKHLPKIICAKSEEEVKVLNDGLAIAVSGVISSEAKSIEGLEVINPLENPERLADVIEEKAFMLPNINCGLCGLDCYEMAKLIVKGEKSTEDCVVLSSKPKVIVRVDGKELPMKDWVQELVEKTIKGMLSAMKGYKEGRKIEIIIED; from the coding sequence ATGAGGGCAGTTGCGTTTGTAGGGTTTAAAAAGAGCGGGAAGACAACCACGGTAGAGAGAGTCGCAAGAGAGCTCAAGAAAAGAGGATACAAAGTGGGAATAGCAAAGAGCATGCACACGAACTTTGATAGAAAGGACAGTGACACCTGGAAATTAAAAAGAGTAACTGATTATGTAATTGTGAGGGCTCAAGACACAGATGCCCTCCTTTTTGAGGCAAAGGACTTAAATGCCCTATTATCCGCAATACCAGAGGTTGATTTCCTCCTCCTTGAGGGCTTCAAAGATGCCAAGCATTTGCCTAAGATAATATGTGCCAAAAGTGAAGAGGAAGTGAAAGTATTAAACGATGGGCTTGCGATAGCCGTTAGCGGTGTTATATCAAGCGAAGCCAAAAGCATTGAAGGGCTTGAGGTAATAAACCCTCTTGAAAATCCCGAAAGGCTGGCAGATGTAATAGAGGAAAAAGCGTTTATGCTGCCGAATATTAACTGTGGATTGTGTGGGCTTGACTGTTACGAGATGGCAAAGCTCATAGTAAAAGGCGAAAAGAGCACAGAGGATTGTGTCGTATTGAGTTCAAAACCAAAGGTCATCGTTAGGGTTGATGGGAAGGAGCTTCCAATGAAAGACTGGGTTCAGGAGCTTGTTGAAAAGACCATTAAAGGCATGCTCTCCGCCATGAAAGGATACAAAGAGGGGAGGAAAATAGAGATTATAATCGAAGACTAA
- a CDS encoding DUF4097 family beta strand repeat-containing protein, producing the protein MKKLLGLFLTFLGLLILLKSIRPEVYNYLLPYAPYIKKAFWGVVLIVAGLYVLIKNKTARTTLALVFILYLALFLVAPGSYYSWRFSFKDAGEIKTLGKFNSSEIVIENIAAEITVEHGTNGIEVLSNLPVKIEEGETLRISCAECGEYENGKLLVKVGDSKITSLALRNTVGDVKVDLGEISSLTLDNVVGDVTISGAFSSLVARNFIGDMEVELERCPENEEYCSQIGIYRGSGEINISPPAGTKVVPMIEGSLTSLTINKGFESGEKTLKLIVKNFIGKIVVE; encoded by the coding sequence ATGAAAAAGCTTCTTGGGTTATTTTTAACCTTTTTGGGTCTGTTGATTCTTTTAAAAAGCATTAGACCAGAGGTGTACAACTACCTTCTTCCATATGCTCCCTACATCAAAAAGGCATTCTGGGGAGTAGTACTCATCGTTGCAGGGCTTTATGTGCTAATCAAGAACAAAACTGCAAGAACAACCTTAGCGTTAGTCTTTATCTTATATCTGGCGCTATTCCTCGTAGCTCCTGGCTCATACTATTCATGGAGATTTTCCTTCAAAGATGCCGGAGAGATAAAGACACTTGGAAAATTTAACTCCTCGGAGATAGTAATAGAGAACATTGCCGCAGAGATAACAGTAGAACATGGAACAAATGGGATAGAGGTTCTAAGCAATCTGCCGGTGAAGATAGAAGAAGGCGAGACCTTGAGAATTTCATGTGCCGAGTGTGGAGAGTACGAAAATGGAAAACTCTTAGTAAAAGTCGGAGATAGTAAGATAACATCCTTAGCCCTAAGGAACACAGTTGGAGACGTGAAGGTTGATTTGGGAGAAATTTCTTCGCTTACATTGGACAATGTTGTTGGTGACGTCACAATTTCAGGGGCATTTAGCTCACTCGTTGCGAGGAACTTCATTGGGGATATGGAAGTAGAACTGGAGAGATGCCCGGAAAATGAGGAGTACTGTTCCCAAATTGGAATATACAGGGGAAGCGGAGAGATCAACATTTCTCCTCCAGCTGGCACCAAGGTAGTCCCCATGATTGAAGGCTCTCTAACTTCACTAACCATAAACAAGGGATTTGAAAGCGGGGAGAAAACA
- a CDS encoding AIR synthase family protein has translation MLPGKVPPEVLEKIVFNLLGVEDERVIIKSGVGIDAAAIDFGEKVLVASSDPITGAEKHIGFYAINVNANDVATFGAKPRWFLATILLPENADENLLKEIMEDMHRSAEKLGISIVGGHTEVTIGLNRPIVIGTMLGEVKREKLVRSNGAKAGDAIILTKGAGIEGTSIIASEREEELRKVFGDELVERAKRFLEKISVVKEALIAAEIGVHAMHDPTEGGIANGFHEMADAAGLGFRVYHDKIPIAEETEKLCEYFNLDPLALISSGSLLIAAPKEKAKKIVNAIQKEGIEAAIVGEFLEDKNTKVLVKDGKETPLKRPETDEIWKIF, from the coding sequence ATGCTTCCAGGAAAAGTTCCTCCAGAAGTGCTTGAAAAAATTGTCTTTAATCTTCTAGGGGTTGAGGATGAGAGAGTTATAATAAAATCTGGTGTGGGCATTGATGCGGCTGCAATCGACTTTGGGGAGAAGGTTCTCGTTGCATCAAGCGATCCCATAACGGGGGCGGAGAAGCATATAGGCTTTTACGCAATAAATGTGAACGCAAACGACGTTGCAACGTTTGGAGCCAAGCCGAGATGGTTCTTGGCAACAATCCTGTTGCCGGAAAATGCCGATGAGAACCTCCTCAAGGAAATAATGGAAGACATGCATAGGAGTGCTGAAAAGCTTGGCATTTCAATAGTCGGAGGTCACACAGAAGTGACGATTGGACTAAACAGGCCTATAGTCATTGGAACAATGCTTGGCGAAGTCAAAAGGGAGAAACTTGTGAGATCAAACGGTGCAAAGGCTGGAGATGCCATAATCTTGACCAAAGGCGCTGGAATCGAAGGAACCTCAATCATAGCGAGCGAAAGGGAGGAAGAGCTAAGAAAGGTATTTGGAGATGAGCTAGTAGAGAGAGCAAAGAGATTCCTTGAGAAAATCAGTGTGGTAAAAGAGGCATTAATCGCTGCAGAAATTGGGGTTCATGCTATGCATGATCCCACAGAGGGAGGAATAGCCAATGGATTCCACGAGATGGCAGACGCCGCTGGACTGGGATTTAGGGTTTACCACGATAAGATTCCCATAGCAGAAGAAACCGAAAAGCTGTGCGAATACTTCAACTTAGACCCTCTTGCTCTGATAAGCTCAGGCTCTCTTTTAATCGCGGCACCAAAGGAGAAAGCCAAAAAAATCGTAAACGCAATACAAAAAGAGGGCATTGAGGCGGCAATAGTTGGAGAGTTCCTGGAAGACAAGAATACAAAGGTTCTTGTGAAAGATGGAAAGGAGACCCCACTAAAAAGACCAGAAACAGACGAAATCTGGAAAATCTTTTAA